The following DNA comes from Vicinamibacterales bacterium.
GGCCGACATGCCCGTCTGCACCGCCACCTGGACGGCGATGAGCGCGCCCATGATCCCGACCATGCCGAGGACGCCGCTCAAGCCGCCGGACTCGCCCTTCCCCTGCGCTTCTTCGGCGACGTTCGACGTCACGTCCCAGCCGAAGTAGTAGAAGACCGCCACGAGCATGCCCCGCATGAACGTGTCCATGTCGCCGAAGGCCGCCGGCGAGAACCACGCGAGGGAGAACGGGTGCACGGGCGCCGCGGAGAAGCGGACGTACGCGGCCACGACGAGGACCAGCAGGGCCAGCGCCTCGACGCCGGTCATGTAGCGCTGCACGCTGGCCGCCAGGTGCACGCCCCCGATGGTCAGGGCCACGGCCCCGCTGAACCAGAGCCCGCCGATGAGCGCGGCAATCGGCACGCTCGACTCGTAGGCCGGCGCCGCGAGGTGCAGCGTGGCCACCCCGAGCGGCAGCGCCGCCGTCACCATGAAGACGGTGCTGAGCAGGAGGAACGTCCACGCGGCCAGGAACCCCAGCGCGGGGGCGATCGACCGGCCGACCCAGACGTAGGCGGCCCCGGCGTCGGCCCGCCACTGGTTGAGGTACTTGAACGCGAACGAGATCCCGAACATCGGGATCGCGCCGAAGAGCAGGGCCGCGGGTCCGGCGAGACCCACGGCGGCGACCAGCGCCGCGGTGGTCGCGTTCAGGGAGTAGGACGGCGCGCTGCCCGCCACGGCCAGCGTGAGCGTGTCGACGATCGAGAGCGCGTTCTCCTTGAGGCCCTTGGCCATCGCGGTCTGGGGGGGCGGCGGTCCTAGGCGGATGCGAGGTGCCGCAGGGCGGGCGGCCGCGCGAAGGCAGGGGGCGCCGCGGTGGGCGGAGGCTGGGCGTCGAAGGGGACGACGAGGGGGCGGAGCACGAGGGGACATCCTATCCCGAGCCCGCGGCCCGCCGGCTCGACAGGGGCGGCGCGGATGAGGCGCACCGCTAGCGGCGATTCGGCGGCGGCGCCGGCGGAGGGAGGTCCTTCAGCACCATCATCGCGGCGACGTTGATCGTCTTCCTGCCGTCCTCGTCGGCGATGGTGCCCTTGGCCTCGACCCGCTTGGCGACGAAGTCCAGCAGCCGGGCATTCGCGTGCGCGGCGTAGTCGCCCACGATCAGATAGAGGCCGTCGTCGGCCAGGATCGCCATCGGGTCGCCCCGCTTCGCGCAATCCATCGCACAGGGGCCGTGCGCCTCGCCCCGGCCGGCGTCGCCCTTGGTCAGCGCGCATTCCACCGAGACCACCTCGCCCCGCACGGTGGTGACGGGCGCCGCCTCGGGGCTGGCGGCGGCGATCGTCCCCAGGGCCAGCGCCAGCGCGACCGCGCGGATGAGCATGAGGGTTTGTAGCGTCCCGCCGGCGGCGGCGTCAAGGCGGGTGCGCGGGCGCGGCCAGGAAAAAAGCCGGCCGGCGCCCTCCCCCCTAGAAAGGCGGCCGACCGGCCACCGATTCGCACCCGTCGTGCGAACCAGCCTCGCCGTCCGGCCGCGAGGGCCGGACATGACCTGCGCGACGCCGGGGCGCCGCCTCGTCCATCGACGGGCGCCACGCTCACGGGTCGCTTGCGGACCGGACGTCGCCGGCCCATGTGGAGAGACACGGCCCCTTCGTGGAAAGTCACACGGGGTGTAGACTGCCCCGCGGAACAGGGCCGACAGGCCGGAAACACGGGGGACTGTGACATGACGAACGGACGTTCCAGGGGCGGGTTCGCCCGCGCGGCGGCGATCGGCTGCCTCGCGATCGCGGCCGCTGCGTGCCAGGGCAATTCCACGCCGCCGCCGGCCGACACCGCTCCGCCGGTCGACCCGGCGGTGGCCGCCCGCGAGAAGCTCATCGCGCGCGGGAAGTCGCTGGAACTGCCCACGGCCTATGAACCGCCGCCGGGCGACGCGCTGTCCCACAACACCTCGGGCTACGCCAAGACGGTCTGCTCGGCGGTGTTCCTCACGGGGTACGACCCGGAGTTCGCGGCCGAGCACGTCGGATACTTCACCGGGCCCTACGAAGAACGCGCGAAGGTCGGGCGGCCCGTGGTGGACCGCGCGAAGAAGACCGTGAGCATCACGCTGCCGAACGGCGTGGTCCGGACGGCCGTGTTCACGGGCAGCCAGGGCTGCGTGACGTATCCCGAGGGCACCACCACCCTGCACTTCACGCCGAAGACCGTGAAGCCCAACCTCCCGGCGGCCGGCAGCCAGGACTGGCCGATGGGCGATCGGCTGGCCACCGGGTTCCCGGCGGAGCTCGACGAGGCCAAGATCAAGGCGGCGGTGGACGCCGCGTTCGGGACGCCCGAGGCCGAGACCA
Coding sequences within:
- a CDS encoding APC family permease is translated as MAKGLKENALSIVDTLTLAVAGSAPSYSLNATTAALVAAVGLAGPAALLFGAIPMFGISFAFKYLNQWRADAGAAYVWVGRSIAPALGFLAAWTFLLLSTVFMVTAALPLGVATLHLAAPAYESSVPIAALIGGLWFSGAVALTIGGVHLAASVQRYMTGVEALALLVLVVAAYVRFSAAPVHPFSLAWFSPAAFGDMDTFMRGMLVAVFYYFGWDVTSNVAEEAQGKGESGGLSGVLGMVGIMGALIAVQVAVQTGMSAETVAQHGANILGALGDAVLPQPWSNIAVLAVVLSTVGTIDTQLTQCARLLYAMGRDRVMDPRFAEIHPRFQTPWLAGVVIWILSIALIALSSASDSVGGVMAQLISAIGVMVSIYYGLTGAACVWYYRRTLTRTVGTLVMRGLWPGLSAAFLLYLGVRQTVELGRDVVGLTVLALALGLPLMAFYRARFGAAFYTDPPEHDPAA